A section of the Drosophila sechellia strain sech25 chromosome 3L, ASM438219v1, whole genome shotgun sequence genome encodes:
- the LOC6610127 gene encoding probable G-protein coupled receptor Mth-like 8: MAQFYIFGVLLILSGLHCSWGFHEETHYPCAFIDTANITGSYGLDGPFVHNWTVIPRHFVAVYDFVIKNGIRIPANRHLRACVCKTKPCVRICCLWGEIYDLGRRQCLVPAARVSSLPSHSHMEVELGNGSLRLVKLQPRFSIHVETPCEHMKAVTKGSEYVHWTLHENGTISHRGHIFSKHYCFTPLLHRNSTWEWQPLACAPKKLYFVLGVREWTYAICLLIAILSMFIVLMVYLACSEMRNSFYGVAIKAYTICMILGYALLAYLTLHNPANLSNAACRILPSLALMNLVLSFYILSFIAFKLYLSFYGVVFTKLMFWLIFTPIVLVAVGWSFFVGFSYYGSRLIFGGDTCWFDPRNWSIMIYLYAPVFVACAISGFFYVLSQIYIRDQPDIETEKSFESIEKNRFRSFWKYVGYTAVVWVVCICSFAFNYYWENRSHLNYAVSFCMAFHGFAALYALIGKNQQIQNFLRRIDNGEDTCENSVPLSSFG, encoded by the exons ATGGCGCAGTTCTACATTTTTGGAGTCCTCCTTATTCTTTCTGGCTTGCACTGCTCATGGGGATTCCACGAAGAGACACATTATCCGTGTGCCTTTATCGATACGGCAAACATAACGGGGAGCTACGGCTTGGATGGCCCATTTGTGCACAACTGGACGGTGATTCCCCGTCACTTCGTAGCCGTGTACGACTTTGTCATCAAGAATGGCATCCGCATTCCGGCAAACAGGCATCTCAGAGCCTGTGTCTGTAAGACCAAACCCTGTGTACGGATTTGCTGTTTATGGGGAGAAATCTACGACCTGGGGAGGAGGCAGTGCTTAGTCCCTGCGGCCAGGGTGTCCAGCCTTCCCTCCCATAGCCACATGGAGGTGGAGTTGGGCAACGGCAGTCTGCGGCTGGTGAAACTCCAACCCCGCTTTAGCATCCACGTGGAAACACCGTGTGAGCACATGAAAGCCGTAACCAAGGGATCGGAGTACGTTCACTGGACACTTCATGAG AACGGAACCATCAGCCACCGAGGTCACATATTTTCTAAGCATTACTGCTTCACTCCGCTGCTCCACCGGAACTCCACCTGGGAGTGGCAGCCATTGGCCTGTGCACCAAAAAAACTATATTTCGTCTTGGGTGTGCGGGAGTGGACATACGCTATAT GCCTCTTGATAGCTATTCTATCAATGTTTATCGTGCTAATGGTCTACCTTGCGTGTTCGGAAATGCGCAACAGTTTCTACGGTGTGGCCATAAAGGCGTACACCATCTGTATGATCTTGGGATATGCCCTCCTGGCATATCTCACGCTCCACAACCCAGCAAATCTCTCAAATGCGGCTTGTCGTATTCTAC CAAGTTTGGCATTGATGAACTTGGTGCTTTCCTTTTACATTCTGAGCTTTATTGCTTTTAAGCTTTACTTGAGCTTTTATGGAGTTGTCTTCACAAAACTGATGTTTTGGCTAATATTTACTCCCATCGTACTGGTAGCCGTGGGCTGGTCTTTCTTTGTGGGTTTCAGTTATTACGGCTCTAGGCTAATCTTCGGAGGCGATACATGCTGGTTTGATC CACGCAATTGGTCCATTATGATATATTTGTACGCTCCTGTTTTCGTGGCTTGCGCCATTAGCGGTTTTTTCTATGTCCTAAGCCAGATCTACATCCGTGATCAGCCAGATATCGAGACGGAGAAGAGCTTCGAGTCCATCGAGAAGAACCGCTTCAGATCATTTTGGAAGTACGTTGGCTACACGGCAGTCGTATGGGTCGTTTGCATATGCTCCTTTGCCTTTAACTACTACTGGGAAAACAGATCGCACCTTAACTACGCTGTAAGCTTCTGCATGGCCTTCCACGGGTTTGCGGCCCTCTATGCGCTGATTGGAAAGAATCAGCAAATCCAAAACTTTTTGCGGCGCATAGATAA TGGCGAAGATACTTGTGAAAACTCAGTTCCGCTCTCGAGTTTTGGTTAA